Proteins encoded together in one Anopheles darlingi chromosome 3, idAnoDarlMG_H_01, whole genome shotgun sequence window:
- the LOC125954550 gene encoding vesicle-fusing ATPase 1-like codes for MAVLMKAAKCPTDELSLKNRAIVSGSDFGPDIKYIDVSTAPGQHFIFSTERTMAGEINPGCIGFSLLQRKWATLSINQDISIKPFHFERSSEVLCSIALEVDFLQKKTVTHEPYDSDQMAKDFLLQFAGLAVTVGQPLVFNFQDKKLLCLAVKTLEVIDAAAMAAGGNGGGAGGSTEPKRVNFGRLLANTVVTFEKAEGSGLNLVGRSKGRTTAVRQSIINPDWDFGRMGIGGLDREFNAIFRRAFASRVFPPEVVEQLGCKHVKGILLYGPPGTGKTLMARQIGTMLNAREPKIVNGPQILDKYVGESEANVRRLFADAEEEEKRLGPASGLHIIIFDEIDAICKARGSVGGNSGVHDTVVNQLLAKIDGVEQLNNILVIGMTNRRDMIDEALLRPGRLEVQMEISLPNEDGRVQILRIHTRRMKEFKKLNPDVDLAELGQMTKNFSGAELEGLVRAAQSTAMNRLIKAASKVEVDPAAMEKLMVTREDFLHAFENDIKPAFGTAAEALENYLTRGIINWGLPVAHLLEDGALYTEQARGAEGSGLVSVLLEGPPNAGKTALAAKLAKLSDFPFVKVCSPDEMVGFTESAKCLQIRKYFDDAYRSTYSCILVDNIERLLDYGPIGPRYSNLTLQALLVLLKKPPPKGKKLLILCTTSRRQVLEDMEMLSAFTAVLHVPNLSTAEHLVAVLEQEPDVFGRNELAAIYKRVKGRRIFVGIKKLLDLIDLARQMDPQVRMMKFLSKLEEEGAIEDATVAK; via the exons ATGGCAGTG CTTATGAAAGCGGCCAAGTGCCCAACCGATGAGCTATCGCTCAAGAATAGGGCCATCGTCAGCGGTTCCGATTTCGGTCCCGATATCAA GTACATCGATGTGTCGACGGCACCGGGTCagcattttattttctccacCGAGCGTACGATGGCAGGTGAAATCAACCCCGGATGTATCGGGTTTTCACTGTTGCAGCGTAAATGGGCTACGCTATCGATCAACCAGGATATCAGCATTAAGCCGTTCCATTTTGAGCGATCGTCCGAGGTTCTCTGCAGCATCGCGCTGGAAGTTGACTTCCTACAGAAGAAAAC TGTTACCCACGAACCGTACGATAGCGATCAAATGGCAAAGGATTTCCTGCTACAGTTTGCCGGTTTAGCGGTTACGGTTGGTCAGCCGCTTGTATTTAACTTTCAGGACAAGAAGCTGCTTTGCCTGGCGGTAAAAACGTTGGAAGTGATCGACGCGGCGGCAATGGCTGCCGGAGGAAATGGTGGAGGAGCCGGTGGttcgaccgaaccgaaacgcgTCAACTTTGGCCGTCTGCTAGCGAACACAGTCGTTACTTTCGAGAAGGCCGAAGGATCGGGACTGAATCTTGTCGGACGGTCGAAGGGGCGCACAACCGCCGTTCGCCAGTCGATCATCAATCCGGATTGGGACTTCGGACGAATGGGCATCGGTGGTCTGGACCGCGAGTTCAACGCAATCTTTCGGCGTGCATTCGCATCACGCGTCTTCCCGCCGGAGGTCGTCGAGCAGCTTGGTTGTAAGCACGTGAAGGGTATACTGTTGTACGGACCGCCCGGTACCGGTAAAACATTGATGGCCCGTCAAATCGGTACGATGTTGAACGCACGTGAACCTAAGATCGTTAACGGACCCCAGATATTGGATAAATACGTAGGCGAGTCGGAAGCTAATGTTCGGCGACTGTTCGCTGAtgccgaagaggaagagaaacga CTTGGGCCAGCCAGTGGTTTGCACATCATTATCTTTGATGAGATCGATGCTATTTGCAAGGCTCGCGGTTCTGTTGGTGGAAACTCAGGTGTTCACGATACCGTAGTGAATCAGCTGCTGGCTAAGATCGATGGTGTTGAGCAGCTGAACAACATTCTCGTGATCGGTATGACAAACAGACGGGACATGATCGATGAGGCACTGTTGCGTCCTGGTCGGCTGGAGGTGCAGATGGAGATCAGTCTTCCGAACGAGGATGGTCGCGTGCAGATTTTGCGCATCCACACGCGCCGCATGAAGGAGTTCAAGAAACTGAACCCGGACGTCGATCTTGCGGAGCTGGGACAGATGACAAAGAATTTTAGCGGTGCCGAGCTGGAGGGTCTGGTACGTGCGGCACAATCGACTGCCATGAATCGGCTAATCAAGGCAGCCTCTAAGGTTGAAGTGGACCCGGCTGCCATGGAAAAGCTGATGGTAACCCGCGAGGACTTTTTGCATGCATTCGAGAACGATATTAAACCG GCTTTCGGCACGGCCGCGGAAGCCCTTGAGAACTACCTGACCCGAGGTATTATTAACTGGGGTCTACCAGTGGCACACCTGCTGGAAGATGGAGCACTGTATACAGAGCAGGCACGAGGTGCCGAAGGTTCTGGTCTCGTCTCGGTACTGCTTGAGGGCCCACCGAACGCAGGCAAAACGGCATTGGCGGCCAAGCTCGCTAAACTGTCCGATTTTCCCTTCGTCAAGGTGTGCAGCCCCGATGAAATGGTTGGCTTTACGGAGAGTGCCAAATGTTTGCAAATTAGAAAG TATTTCGACGATGCATATCGTTCGACTTACAGCTGCATTCTAGTCGACAACATTGAGCGTCTCCTCGACTACGGTCCGATCGGTCCTCGTTACTCTAACCTGACGCTGCAAGCGTTGCTAGTACTGCTGAAGAAACCGCCACCAAAGGGCAAGAAGCTACTTATTCTCTGCACCACGAGTCGGCG TCAAGTGCTGGAGGACATGGAAATGTTGTCCGCGTTCACTGCGGTACTACACGTACCGAATCTATCGACTGCCGAGCATCTGGTGGCCGTGTTGGAGCAGGAACCGGACGTTTTCGGTCGCAATGAGTTGGCCGCTATCTACAAGCGCGTCAAGGGACGTCGAATCTTCGTTGGTATCAAAAAGCTGCTCGACCTGATTGATCTAGCTCGCCAGATGGACCCTCAGGTGCGGATGATGAAGTTCTTATCCAAGCTTGAAGAAGAGGGCGCCATCGAAGATGCAACGGTCGCCAAGTaa
- the LOC125956908 gene encoding galectin-7-like, with product MSQLPVFNPPTPFLAHLPAGLGIYRKVTIRGKMTHDQFNINLQTGPNTNPRDDTALHISIRPRDSVIIRNSVQFRNWGIEERFGGCPVQKKQYFDVTITVKPDSYGIAVNGAHYCDFNHRMPYASVRFVHIGEGAKVDAILTE from the exons ATGTCGCAATTACCAGTATTTAATCCG CCAACGCCCTTCCTGGCTCATCTACCGGCGGGATTGGGCATCTACCGTAAGGTGACCATTCGAGGCAAAATGACTCATGATCA ATTCAACATTAACCTACAGACGGGACCGAACACTAATCCGCGGGACGATACGGCGCTACATATCAGCATCCGACCACGGGACAGTGTGATCATCCGCAACTCGGTTCAGTTCCGTAACTGGGGCATTGAGGAACGCTTCGGTGGCTGTCCAGTGCAAAAAAAGCAATACTTCGACGTGACGATTACGGTCAAACCGGATAGCTATGGGATTGCCGTGAACGGAGCGCACTATTGCGATTTCAATCATCGGATGCCGTACGCATCAGTGCGGTTCGTCCATATCGGGGAAGGTGCCAAAGTGGACGCCATACTGACGGAATGA
- the LOC125956911 gene encoding galectin-4-like, which produces MAQLPVYNPPSPFLGHLPTGLGLYRKITIRGRMTHDMFNINLQSGPNVDPRDDAALHISIRPREGLIVRNTYQYRSWGVEERFGGCPVQKRSYFDISITVKPDSYGIAVNGCHFCDFNHRLPFASVRFIHTGTGAQVDAIITE; this is translated from the exons ATGGCACAGCTACCAGTCTATAATCCG CCGTCGCCCTTTTTAGGTCATCTGCCAACGGGGCTGGGACTATATCGGAAGATTACCATCCGCGGACGAATGACCCACGATAT GTTCAATATTAATCTTCAGTCTGGACCGAACGTAGACCCACGGGATGATGCCGCACTGCACATCAGTATTCGGCCACGCGAGGGGCTAATCGTGCGGAACACCTATCAGTACCGTAGCTGGGGTGTGGAGGAACGATTCGGTGGTTGTCCTGTGCAGAAACGCTCATATTTCGACATCAGCATTACAGTGAAGCCAGACAGTTACGGTATCGCCGTGAATGGGTGCCATTTCTGTGACTTTAACCATCGCCTACCGTTCGCCTCAGTCCGATTCATACACACGGGAACCGGTGCTCAAGTGGATGCGATAATTACGGAGTAG
- the LOC125956910 gene encoding galectin-4-like — protein MALMLPIFNPELPCLGALLGGMPIGKRIIIQGTVTGHRFNINLQLGPEVSPRDDTALHLSIRPGEQTIVRNSLVSQTWQEEERFGDCPIGAGQPFTLEIRVEEFNFVIFINDEWYCTFQHRQPSEMVNFIHLGTGATIDSVMESF, from the exons ATGGCTTTAATGCTACCCATTTTTAACCCG GAGCTTCCGTGCTTGGGTGCGCTTTTAGGTGGGATGCCAATAGGGAAAAGAATCATCATTCAGGGAACCGTAACGGGTCACAG ATTCAACATCAATCTACAGCTTGGTCCAGAGGTATCGCCACGGGATGATACGGCGCTGCATCTGAGCATTCGACCTGGTGAACAAACAATCGTGCGCAACAGTTTGGTCAGTCAGACttggcaggaggaggaacgaTTCGGTGATTGTCCCATCGGCGCAGGACAACCGTTTACTCTCGAGATTCGCGTGGAAGAGTTTAACTTTGTGATATTCATTAACGATGAATGGTACTGCACCTTTCAACATCGGCAACCGAGCGAGATGGTGAACTTTATTCATCTGGGCACCGGTGCGACTATCGATTCCGTCATGGAGTCTTTCTAG
- the LOC125956909 gene encoding formin-like protein — protein sequence MGLASSKAVNSIASGGGGGVADVGSGLSGGMMLGNGRGHGGKDGVIVDAATYPDIRQQPCSILPSPSGSSSIDTWKSSCHVRQASIRSRNLQPMPDTGELDRRFAKVLASMDLPADKAKLLKNYDNEKKWDIICDQEMVQAKDPPSHYLTKLRTYLDPKASRSHRKRKMVGESTSTQVLRDLEISLRTNHIEWVKEFLDDENQGLDALIDYLSFRLAMMRHEQRIQEAKSESDEGLNPKDATSTGNNNSFGSNETNHKLIPNGFMRPGLGDMMDSPSIKRRSRHIAKLNMGLTTDDIHVCIMCMRAIMNNKYGFNMVIQHREAINCIALSLIHKSLRTKALVLELLAAICLVKGGHEIILCAFDNFKKVCSEQRRFQTLMEYFMNYELFNIDFMVACMQFVNIVVHSVEDMNYRVHLQYEFTALGLDEYLEKLRLTESEELQVQISAYLDNVFDVAALMEDSETKTAALERVNELEDELGRALDQASEIEREALFKIGELETELSRTRSERDELYNKQLAVEDEIAKLKRALKQHEQESQSRQSMLLEFENLTKTLPKGTSIADVSNLLAKGGLSELSPTGGSGGGVSGASQEAPPIPPPPAPPAAPMPPPPPCPPAPPSGSEPPKAPPKPPTFIPAPPPFMAGGGHNTAIHCTDGAMTIKRKVQPKYKLPTLNWVALKPNQVRGTIFNELDDEKLHRQIDFVDFEERFKIGMGGPVSNGNCDMDGLSTFPSKRFKKPEHISLLEHTRLRNIAISRRKLEMPAETVIKAINNLDLKLLSLENVELLQKITPTDQEQKLYKEYVIDKKDLNQLTEEDKFMLQLTKVERISSKLSIMNYIGNFFDSLHLISPQVYSIISASSSIKSSKKFRAVLEVILAFGNYLNSSKRGPAYGFKLQSLDTLLDTKSNDKRMSLMHYIVATIRQKFPELMNFDTELFCTDKAAQVSLEMLISDVNELEKGMEAVRKEADLRGKGVQSHVLRDFLGNSEEKLKKIKSECKTAQESFKECIEYFGESSRNADANAFFSLLVRFVRAFKTCDQENEQRRRLEAAALQASAKRDEEEQVVMRNNKINSQKKQQEAVINELKLKAHAVREKKLLQQDEVYNGALEDILLGLKNEPYRRADAVRRSQRRRIDSNRLSRTMEEVDF from the exons ATGGGGCTCGCATCGTCGAAAGCAGTTAACAGCATTGCCAGTGGCGGTGGGGGCGGCGTAGCTGATGTGGGATCCGGCTTAAGTGGGGGCATGATGCTGGGAAATGGTCGTGGTCACGGCGGTAAAGATGGTGTCATTGTCGATGCTGCAACCTATCCAGACATTCGGCAACAACCGTGCTCCATTCTTCCATCGccatccggcagcagcagtatcgaCACGTGGAAGTCCAGTTGCCACGTCCGGCAAGCAAGCATTCGATCCCGAAACTTGCAACCCATGCCGGACACGGGAGAGCTCGATCGACGCTTTGCGAAAGTTTTG GCTTCAATGGATCTACCGGCAGATAAGGCAAAGCTGTTAAAAAACTACGATAACGAGAAAAAATGGGACATCATTTGCGACCAG GAAATGGTGCAAGCTAAAGATCCCCCATCCCACTATCTTACGAAGCTGCGCACCTACCTGGACCCTAAAGCGTCTCGCAGTCATAGG AAACGAAAGATGGTTGGCGAATCAACATCGACACAGGTGTTACGCGATCTTGAAATTTCGTTACGGACGAACCATATCGAATGGGTGAAGGAGTTTCTTGACGATGAGAACCAAGGGTTGGACGCTCTGATCGATTATCTCAGCTTCCGATTGGCGATGATGCGCCACGAGCAGCGCATTCAGGAGGCAAAGTCTGAGTCGGACGAAGGTCTCAATCCTAAGGACGCAACATCAACGGGCAACAACAATTCGTTCGGTAGCAACGAGACTAACCATAAGCTTATCCCGAATGGGTTCATGCGACCCGGACTCGGAGATATGATGGATAGTCCGAGCATCAAGCGACGTTCGCGGCACATTGCCAAGCTCAACATGGGCCTAACAACGGACGACATCCACGTATGCATCATGTGTATGCGAGCCATCATGAACAATAAGTATGGCTTCAATATGGTGATCCAGCACCGCGAAGCCATCAACTGCATAGCCCTTAGCTTGATCCACAAATCGCTCCGCACGAAAGCACTtgtgctggagctgctggccgCCATCTGTCTGGTGAAGGGGGGCCACGAGATCATCCTGTGTGCGTTCGATAACTTTAAGAAAGTTTGCTCGGAGCAACGCCGCTTTCAGACGCTGATGGAGTACTTTATGAATTATGAGCTGTTCAATATCGATTTTATGGTTGCGTGCATGCAGTTCGTCAACATTGTCGTTCACTCTGTAGAGGATATGAACTATCGCGTGCACCTACAGTACGAGTTTACCGCGCTCGGATTGGATGAGTATCTCGAGAAGCTTCGATTGACCGAATCAGAGGAGCTACAGGTACAGATCTCTGCCTATCTGGACAATGTGTTCGATGTAGCCGCCTTGATGGAGGACAGTGAAACGAAAACGGCTGCCTTGGAAAGGGTGAACGAGCTGGAGGATGAGCTGGGCCGTGCACTGGATCAAGCAAGCGAGATCGAACGAGAAGCACTGTTCAAGATCGGAGAGCTAGAAACCGAACTAAGTCGAACGCGCAGTGAACGGGACGAGCTATACAATAAGCAGCTTGCAGTAGAGGATGAGATCGCAAAGCTGAAGCGAGCGCTTAAGCAGCACGAACAGGAATCGCAGAGCCGACagtcgatgctgctggagtTCGAAAATCTGACCAAAACCCTGCCTAAAGGTACGTCGATCGCGGACGTATCGAATTTGCTCGCCAAGGGAGGCCTTTCCGAGCTCAGTCCTACTggcggcagtggtggcggtgtaaGTGGTGCTAGTCAGGAAGCGCCCCcgattcctccaccgccagcacctcctgctgctccgatgccaccgccaccaccatgtccaccggcaccacccaGTGGCAGTGAACCACCGAAAGCTCCTCCCAAACCACCGACATTCATTccggcgccaccaccattcatgGCTGGAGGAGGCCACAATACAGCCATTCACTGTACTGACGGAGCGATGACGATCAAGCGTAAGGTGCAGCCGAAATATAAGCTACCGACACTGAACTGGGTAGCGCTAAAACCGAATCAGGTTCGTGGTACAATTTTCAACGAACTGGACGACGAGAAGCTCCACCGGCAGATCGATTTCGTGGACTTTGAGGAACGTTTCAAGATCGGTATGGGTGGTCCGGTCAGCAACGGCAACTGTGATATGGACGGATTGTCCACTTTCCCCAGCAAACGATTCAAGAAACCAGAACACATTTCCTTGCTCGAGCATACGAGATTGAGAAACATTG CAATATCTCGCAGAAAGTTGGAAATGCCAGCCGAAACGGTCATTAAGGCGATCAACAATCTTGATCTCAAGCTGCTGTCGCTCGAGAATGTTGAACTGTTGCAGAAGATTACACCGACCGATCAGGAACAGAAGCTGTACAAAGAATATGTGATAGATAAGAAAGATCTGAATCAGTTAACCGAGGAGGACAAGTTTATGTTACAACTAACGAAGGTGGAGCGTATCTCCTCGAAGCTTTCGATCATGAATTATATTGGGAACTTTTTCGACAGCTTGCATCTGATCAGTCCG CAAGTGTACTCTATCATCTCCGCATCGTCCTCAATAAAATCGTCGAAAAAGTTCCGAGCCGTGCTTGAGGTGATCCTAGCCTTTGGAAACTATTTGAATAGTAGCAAAAGAGGACCAGCTTACGGCTTTAAGCTTCAGTCCCTCGACACGTTGCTTGACACCAAATCCAACGACAAACGGATGAGCCTGATGCATTACATTGTCGCCACCATACGCCAAAAGTTCCCGGAGCTGATGAACTTCGATACGGAGTTGTTCTGTACCGATAAAGCCGCTCAGGTGTCACTTGAAATGCTCATCTCGGATGTAAACGAGCTCGAGAAGGGCATGGAGGCGGTGCGAAAGGAGGCCGATTTGCGAGGCAAAGGCGTCCAGAGCCATGTGCTGCGCGACTTTTTGGGAAATTCGGAAGAGAAGTTGAAGAAAATTAAATCGGAATGTAAAACTGCACAG GAATCATTCAAGGAATGCATTGAATACTTTGGAGAATCGTCCAGAAATGCAGATGCAAATGCTTTCTTCTCGTTACTAGTCCGTTTTGTACGAGCTTTTAAG ACATGTGATCAGGAAAATGAACAACGACGCCGACTGGAAGCTGCAGCACTGCAGGCATCGGCCAAAAGGGACGAGGAAGAGCAAGTCGTGAtgcgaaacaacaaaatcaacaGTCAAAAGAAACAACAG GAGGCCGTAATCAACGAACTTAAACTTAAAGCACACGCAGTGCGTGAGAAGAAACTGCTGCAGCAGGATGAGGTCTACAATGGAGCTCTGGAAGATATATTGTTGGGTCTGAAGAACGAGCCGTACAGACGCGCTGATGCTGTGCGCAGAAGTCAACGCCGGCGAATTGATAGTAACAGACTTTCTCGAACGATGGAGGAAGTAGACTTTTGA